The DNA window AATTCATTGGCACATTAGCCAAATTTTGTCCCAAACTTGCGAATTTTAATACGTGCCATTCACTGAATTGGCTGACAAAACTTTTCCCGAATACATGGGTTTTGGAACTTGAGCATTTCACGCTAACCTATTTCCTTCCGCAGGATACcattttgagaaatttgataTAGGTCGTGAATTTAACTCTTTTTCCAGCTCCAAAGGGTTAACTAATAACTAGCCAATGATGATTCTTCGTTCTACCAAATCCAACAAGGCATTTCATTCTAAACTGGGCGTCGTGCGGACAATCAAATATAACTCCCCTTACCACCCcccaaacaacaacaacaacaacaacaaaacccCAAAACACTGGGCTGAAATTTTTTGTATAACTTAATCACTTTAAGCAACTACAGTAGCTTTCAAGATCCATTACATACATTTTTACAGTTACATCATATAGCCTGTTCCGTTCTATTTTGCCACCTCAGCAATCAACAAGCTTCAATGGTGCAGCAGCAGCTCTCTATTGCGATGGGGTGCACAGAAGCTTAAGAAATGGGGCTTCTATTGAGCAGAAATCTCCCTTCTTTCAACTCTATGAAATTTAAAACAACTGAAAAAACAGACTGGTTGATCCATCCCCAAACGATCTAAGATCAGCAGGTTTCACCAAAGCCCTACACAAAGGACATGTCCTTTCCCTCTCAAACCTGGAACCACAAAATCTCAGTTATTCACAACCTTTGCATTACAAGTATGACGGTATAATTTTAGCAAAACCTATATTTAGCCTAGTGGGGTGTATCACATTACTGAATTCTGCATGCACTACGAGGTTGACAAGCAGAAAAGCAAAGAAACAAAGGCATCCAAAAGCATATAGAGGCGGTGGCGAAGTTATTTTACTTTTTCTTATTAATAAACCTAATTCCAACATAAgcgcaaaagttaaatttctcATTTTGCAACCAGTCTATTTTCCCGCACTTTGTACACGACTGCTGCAGTAAGATTTGTCTTCCCATTCTCATGGCTTATCAGAGTATTCAAACTTGATCACAAGAAGGCGTTGATGgtcaaaaccaaacaaaaatgacattttaaaaGAGCAAGTATTACTTCCAAAACAAACAAGTGCAATACTGGGGTACGATACTGGGAAGTTGGAGTAAGAGGCAAAACTGGAGGTGATAGATGAGAGGCAGCCGAACTATGACGTAGGTAATGATTTTAATTCTTTCTAAGCAGAAAAAACATCCTTCCTCGTGTCAAAATCCTGCCACTGCCATCAGATGCCTTTATTTTAATAACAAAAACATAGAGAACAATCaaacatttcttttaattttgtctGCAATTTATTCAACAAACACAGAAGAACAAGCAGACTCTATATAGTCTTCTAATGCTTACTTTAATTCCAGAGATAAAAAGCATATTAAAAGTGCAGGACAATGGCAGACCAGGACAACCATCAACCGTTTTTTGTCAGTCAGAGGTACCAACTGACAAAGCGATGAGGAGAAAATCTGAATTATCCATGTAAGAGAAAgttaaaaaggaaaacaaggggCAACCACACATACCATTCTGACACACAGTCTTCACAGAATATGTGTTTACACCGTAACAAGATTGGAGCATGCATCTTTTCCTGGCAAATAGCACACAGATCCCCTGCAGCATTGACCTGCATTGGATCGTATAGATGTAAACATTTATATTCcatgagaaaataaaataaaccataTACCTTAAAAGAACTGAAGATCTGCTGGCACAGTCATTACCACCAACCAAGCACCCCCAAAAAATGCACATGATATTGGAACTTGAAAAAGCATTCAAACCGTTATGCTTGGATGCACTTCAGCCTACCAAAATCTCCAACTCATAATAAGACGCCAAAGCATGTATTGTGTATAACTAAATCTCCATCGCAACAAAATCCCAAGGGCACAGGAGGCAAGAGAGTGTTCAAGAAAGAGAACAGAGTAACAACAACAAGAAGCAAGAAGTAATTTATATGGTAGCTCAAAATTAAGCCAAGCAGCAGCTTTTGGATGAAGAATCCTTGGATTGATTAGACCTCATACAATGAAAAGCATATAGCAAGTGTGAGACATCTTCAACAGGAAGTTTGGATAGCATTACATTTGTGAGCCTGAGCACCCATGTCAAACTTGGGATATCTATTTCCAACCGAAGACAAAGGTAATAAAGTTGTGCCAATAAAGTTGATATCAATAAAGTTATGCCCAGGTCATGCCTGCAGGCTTGGGGTTAAGCATCAACCTCAGGAGTCATAAAATATCAACATCAATTATGAAGATAGGGCAATGCCATTCACAAACTAAAAATGGCCAAGAGAGAAGtacaaaaatgccaaaaagttCATAATAGTCCAAAttataaaataagataaaagttGCCATTATTCCTTTTACAGGTAACTGAAAGCGAAAAGTGAGAGAATATTCATTACCTCAgacaaaagcaaagaaaaacGGTAACAAAAGCACATTCATTAgggaggaaaaataaaataacgaTGTAGATGGAAAGAAACTTCTAAGGGAGCTTCAATTAGCAAGACAATAGCCtcgacacacacacacacaccaagatatatgtatgtatgtatcaCATGCATACACGTGACAATCAAGGCTGAAGTACCCAATTCACTCAAAATAGAAAATGGTATTTGCAACTGAAAACAGAGTAAATCATCAATATACACTAAAATACAAAACTTAAAACAGAAACTAGAGCCCTTTCTGcattgccttttcttttctaaatcACTTCCAAAATAGCGATACCAGAAATGGCTGTTCCACAAAATCAAAGGACATCTTCCTTAcgaaaatttcaaaaacaacATTAAGCTTTTTCAGAACAGCATTATTCAAAACCTGGACAAGCACAGAATGAGTTGAACAGTTATACTTGAGCAAGAAATTTATAACAAGACAAAGTTCTAGAGCTGCATGCTTGAGAGAACTAGTTCAGAAATCAGCATCTCTTTTCTACCATAACGACAGAAAATCCATCAGCtcaaaaagagcaaaggggTATTGTAAGAAAGAAAGTGAAATGACAAAGTAGACCTTGCCCAAATGGGTGACTTAGGCGGCTTTGGGCAGGCCATAATTGGGTGATGGGTATGATTGGGTCAACCAATATTACCCATTTCATTAATGCATCAAAATGGGCGAGCCACAAATGGGTATGACCTTAAAAGGGTGTGGTCACCTAATTAGCCATTCATGACCTACTTAaaatttcaattactttttctCTCACATCTTGTTTACCAAGAAAAACAATATATCAttgtaataaaaaattaaaaacatagCATAGTAAATAAATCTTTTTACCTGAATAAAAAAGGGGAAGAACATTGCACAGGGTAACCAAAGTGGTGGATCATAAATTTACGTCACTTTTACAAGAACTTGAAAATGGTTTAGGAATTAATGCATGAATCAATCAACAGAATAGTTGAAGATTTTGCTAAACTTTtgggagggagggagagagaaggataaagaaagagagaaggacgaaatattaaagaaaaggaaaagaacggTAAATATATCTTGCAATATCTAGAACAGTCAGTGATTGGAGGGTGATATAACATTCACCCACTAAAATATGAGTTTACATCTAGGATTAATTTTAATTGGATCAAATGGGTGATCCAGATTAACACACTTAACACCCACTAATTATATGGGTTTATAAATTCACCCAGTTTACAACCACCAAAAATTGAGTCTATATCTAGGATTAATTTTAATTGGATCCAACAGGTGATTCAAATGAAAACACTTAACACCCACTAATTATTTGGATTTAATTGGATCACCCAATTAGACCCGACTAAAATTTACTGCATAATGAAACCCATTTACTAATGGGCCAGTTTCAGCAAGTCAAACTAATTGGTTTAACATTGACAGCTATAGGATAAATTCAATGATATTATTTCCAATAACAAGAAGAAAATCGCATCAGAAACTTCTTAGACAACTAAAAACCATGCAATTGAATTGCAGTGGAGTTGCATATTTGGATCTTTTTAttcatttgagaaaaaaatattttgcatGTAAATTTCGTTTGTGGAACTCAAAGAGGAGCTGAAACTTACAGTAAATTTAAGCAGTAATTAGAGAAGTTACCTGTTCAGAAGTAGCATAAGCTCCATAATGAATCTCTTTGCATGACAAAGCTTTCAAAGCTGTAAAAAAGCATTGGACCTGAAAAAAATGTCATattaaatgaatattataacAGACACAGAGATGAATTCAAACAATTTTAAGTCATGGAtcataaaattataaaaaactGAAGGGAAGAAGAGGAACACAAGAGAATGCACATTTAAACTCTACCTTCTCAACAACAGATGTGAGCTTAAAAGTCAAATATAACCCAGTCATTAGGGACGAAAAAAGACTCCCGTATTCTTTGTTCAAAAAGAAGCGATACCAAACAGGAGCTGGCAGCAAAGCACGGTAAAGCAACAGCAAATACTCAACCAAAGTGAGCATTTGACCCTATGAACAAAAACCTCGTGTCAGATGCTGATGACAGATTCAAAGGTGATCTTGCATCATAAAAGATAAATAGCTAGCAAGCACTTCAATTTAAAAGTTCCAATCAGTGTTACCTGCTTTCGGTAACTTCGTCCTCTGCTGTTCTTGTAATACATCAGAAGAATACACTTCAGAATCATAGCAGCCTGACGGACCAGAGTGTCTGAAATGTAGAAAATAAAACTGAAAAAGTCATTCAAAGTGTTGGAaacataaatttatttattgttaagtGGTTTCTATCAAATATATAGTAAGTGGGTGAGTACCAATCTGACGGTGTACACAAGACAGCGACAGACTTATAGATAGAGTGCAAACATAAATGGATGTACAAATCTATGGTGCTTGGAAGATGTCCATAAGCTACACTAAATTTCCTAGGGGCAAAGAGTGAAATTCGCAAAACTCTACTATTGCAATGCAACACTTGGTGATTTCCATGCTAATTGCTCTTATAAAAAAGAACTTTATTACACTAGCAAACCCCTCTCTTTCCCAATATAAATCACTTTTTCAACCAAAAGACAAAAGCCATGACTATGATTTAATGACTCACACGCACCATTCACCATTATTATAAAGATAGCATGCCAAAACGGTGGAATAGCCTTGGGTGGAAGCATGACCAAGGGAGACAGAAGATCATCATTCCAATACCACCAATAAACGCCAACCACATGAAGTGTGAAAACCAATGAAATGCCAATCAAAACAGATATCTTTCTCTCTCCCTGCAAGCATAAGCAATTTCTTTGCTCAATAGCGAAACTTTTACAACAACAATGATGAAGCAAGAAGTCAGACTTCTAGCTCAGCAAACCAATTCCTTAATTCAAGCACCTTAAGAGCTGTCTGCTTCCGTAGaatatcatttgatttgaacaTCACCGCGGCAATCCAAATTGTAACAAAAAAGCCTGCAAGTTCTTGCATTAGAGAATCAATTTGAAAATTTACTACACAAACAATAAGGTACTTAGGGCTCCAAAGCACCACTTTAAGTCAGGGAGATAAAGCAGCAACTAAGGACTTGTAGCAGTAAAATGACTCTTATAGTGTCCTACATGTTTGCACGGCATCCAATGAAGACAACCATTGGTTGGATAATATATACAGTGGCTATCAAAAGCTAGAACCAGATAGGATCCGTTCCCAACTGAACAAAGGTTCTCATGTGGTCTTAAGTAGCTGAATGTACATAGCAGTTTAGACAATCTAAGACGGACTCCAAGATGACCCTGGAATATCTTGCATACTGCATATaatcaaggaaaaaagaaaaaggtaaaaaTGAGCAAAGAGAGCATACGAATCTGTAAGAGGAAAATTTCATATAGCTAGAACTAAGAGGGTTAAGAGAGGCAATATGTTGAATGTTGAACAGTTAAATCTTAAAGCATAAAACCTGATATCTATCCTCCTTCAAGACACGGATGACCatttttgcatttcttttagtGCATTCCAAGTTTCAAACACGACTTGCCTAAAacataataaatatatttaagtGGTGCCCAAGGAATAAAACGTTCATATGGATGGAGacggaaaaagagaaaaagagagggggAAGTTTCTGTTGCAATCAGTTGCCCTTACCACATCATCATGCATATGGTGAGGTGAAAAGATTTGGGGGGTGGGGGAGCTGTTCTGTTACATACTCAGCAGCCTTTACCACATCATCACGCATATGATGAACTTTAAGAAGAATTAGCAACAGAATTTTAAACAAAGGCACATCCATAGAAATTGGCACAGGTTGATATACTTTGAGAAAGCGAAAGCACCAAAGAGAACCACAGGGTTATAACTAAAGAAGCAAGCAAAAGGACACTTGCTCTGGGAgtaacaacgtcaaatctgctATCGCCAAAATTACTTAGTGTGCCACCAAAATCAGATAAAGAGGTGAAGAAAAGGGCTTACCTTGCAAATGTTGCCGAATGAAGACCACTAACAACAGCAAAGAGAATGGAAGAACCTGCTCAATCCACCTAGCAGCCTGTTGTATATCATATCTCTGATAAGAAGAGTCCCTATTATCGGACCCAGGTATATCGCCAGCCTCAGTGTCAACATTTGTAGCAGTGGGATGAGGAATTCTGTTGGGAACCCCTAAACCCGCTCCTCGATCACCTTGACCTTCCAAAGAGACTGATGAAGTCGTCCTGGAAATAGGTTGAAGGAAGACCTCATTTTGGGCATTGACTTCCCTGAGGGGTGCAGGAGTAGAAGCAGCAGCAGGGGAAGGCAAGGGAGCGCTAACCCTGTCGAGGTGGTCCTCCCCAGCACCAATGATCCTAATCGAAACCTCCCCTCCAGGAGCACCAGTAGCGTTGGAAATGTTGAGGGATGCAGGAACTGCAGAGGAGGAATTGTCGAGGAGGAGGCGGGACTGAAGGTGATCATCATGATAGGGGCGGGACACTCCAGAAGCGTTTAACAAGGTGGAGTtgtagtggtggtggtggttgtCAGAGGAAGAGGAGGGGCGGTTTCTGAGAATTCCAGAGTATTCCAACAATGCAGACAACGGGGAACGAAAAATACTGGAAGCAGAGAGCTGCATTCCCCCAAATCTCCTTGGGGGGTGGTACGGGTGGTGGTGGCCACTTGTGCTGTTGTGGTGGTTACTAGTATTGTTAGAATAAGAGTTATTAGGAGCAGAAGCACCGGTAGGTCTGTAAGCAGCGTCCGTATTGTTGCCAACGGACGCTTCCATGCGCGtggaggatgatgatgatgatgatcccCTAACCCTAAACCTAACCCTAGAAAGCAAATGGAAAATAGGCTTGATTCAGGTAAAGCAAAGCACGTAATCGCAGGATAATTAAACCAATGAAAGACGAAAGAAATAGTAATAACAGATTGAAgcatatgataaaattaaggatTGGGTCCTTGTCTccatttgtttctttctttcatttttttctaatacataaatatttgcatTTGGACAGGATGCGATTATGGAAGAAAGAAATAAGGGTACGGGGGCAGAAGGCATTGGCAACAACAATTTGAATTGGGGGAAGAAATTACCTTGTTAGAGATTGAAACTCCGTCGAAAAAGGCTTTGCAAACTGTAATGAATTGACGTTGATGTTGATGTTGATGTTGTCGTCGTCGTTGAGAAATGAGAATCAAACACGATGATTCGTcaacccccccaaaaaaaaaagttagtacCAGTACATCATCTCTTCTTCCCCTCCCAACCCTAATTTTTACTGTTACCAATCTGAAGTACTAACAAATCAAATCATCAGGGAAATGCCTAAGCACCGGCACCAAAGCTCCTCACAGGGAAATGCGACCCAAAAGTCAATGTCTAAAATAATACCGGGAGACAGAACAATTTAATAGAAATACTAATTTGTTTTACATCCCAATCCAACTTTACGTGTTTCTTGGATGAAAGTCGTACGTATAATGTATGTGATGATACAGAGTGATGATGATGGTAAATACacgtatgtatgtgtgtattaCTACGCCTTTCCCTCTCTGATTGGTAAAAAACCGAAGCCGGGAGGTAAATACACAAGGAGGCACCAATACAGTAGTTTTGCACTTTACCCCTTATATATTAATGAAAATTATTATACATTTGTGGACATAGATCTTGTTAAATTTTATCCCTGTAATTACAGATTTTTTAGACAAAGGAAAATATCTCGCTTGTCTCACATGATAAGGAAAAAATATTAGGACAAAACTAAACTATGAAAATATTATTAAAGACCTATTAtagataataaattatttgggataattttttgtaagactattataatatttttttgagGTGATGTATCGAAGAAAAAATACTATAACCTTGAATTCCAAATCAAATATTTATCCAATACTCCGCATTTTATCCAAATCCTATGCAATCCCTTTTTTCGGTTATaaacttcttcttttttttgctaATGCTTTGGGTATTCGGGATTCAACGGAATAATATTTCGGGCCCAACTAATCCCATTGCACTTGTGACCCCATCCCCCTAAAGACGTGTTAATAAGGATCGAATCGCGACCACTCGATGCCAGAACCTAAAGAGGCTTCCCCAACACCAGGCAGCCAACCCTGGGGGCTTCTCGGTTATAAACTTCCAAGTTACCGAAAATTCGTGTACTCTTCAGCCCCTGCAGGCTACACTGCCTCCCCCGCCCGCTCCGCTCCTCTCCTTCGGCTACGCTACATGGGTTTT is part of the Coffea eugenioides isolate CCC68of chromosome 6, Ceug_1.0, whole genome shotgun sequence genome and encodes:
- the LOC113775831 gene encoding RING finger and transmembrane domain-containing protein 2 gives rise to the protein MEASVGNNTDAAYRPTGASAPNNSYSNNTSNHHNSTSGHHHPYHPPRRFGGMQLSASSIFRSPLSALLEYSGILRNRPSSSSDNHHHHYNSTLLNASGVSRPYHDDHLQSRLLLDNSSSAVPASLNISNATGAPGGEVSIRIIGAGEDHLDRVSAPLPSPAAASTPAPLREVNAQNEVFLQPISRTTSSVSLEGQGDRGAGLGVPNRIPHPTATNVDTEAGDIPGSDNRDSSYQRYDIQQAARWIEQVLPFSLLLLVVFIRQHLQGFFVTIWIAAVMFKSNDILRKQTALKGERKISVLIGISLVFTLHVVGVYWWYWNDDLLSPLVMLPPKAIPPFWHAIFIIMVNDTLVRQAAMILKCILLMYYKNSRGRSYRKQGQMLTLVEYLLLLYRALLPAPVWYRFFLNKEYGSLFSSLMTGLYLTFKLTSVVEKVQCFFTALKALSCKEIHYGAYATSEQVNAAGDLCAICQEKMHAPILLRCKHIFCEDCVSEWFERERTCPLCRALVKPADLRSFGDGSTSLFFQLF